TTATCCGTACCAACCGCAATTGGCCGAGAAGTTCGGGCTCAAGAAAGTCATGGACCTGCTGGGGTTTATCCTGACCAAAGAGACCCCCATTCCGGAGCGGATCCTGAAAGTTACCGAGCGGTTTCAGTCGCGCTCACAGATCACGCTCCGCCCTTTGAACATGGCCGATTTTGACAACGAAGTGAAACGGATCAACGCGGTGTACAATCAGGCCTGGGCCCCCAATTGGGGGTTCGTACCGATGGACGAGACCGAGTTCTTCTACATGGCCAAAAACCTACGGCAGATCGTCGATCCGCACATGGTATTCATCGCCGAACATGAGGGAAAGCCCGTGGCCTTTTCCATCGCCGTGCCGGATATCAACCAGGCCCTGATATATCTCAAGGGGAAACTGTTTCCGTTTGGTCTGGTCAAGCTGTTCTGGCACACGAAAATCAAGAACAAGGTCAACGGGGTGCGGTTGATAACAATGGGCGTCATTCCGGAGTTCCAGAAACGCGGCGTCGACATGATGCTGTTTGTCAACACGTATCAGACTGGTGTCAAGCGCGGCTATACCTGGGCCGAGCTGTCCTGGATTCTGGAGACGAACGAACTCATGTGTCGCGCTGCCGAGGACATGGGGGCGAAGGTATTCAAGAAATATCGCATCATGGAGATGCCGCTGTAACCGGGAGGAGCTCGGAAATCATGCACCGGTACTCATTACGCGCTCTTTCGTTTCGCCGACCTTCTCTCATACTGATAGCGCTGGCCTTTGTTTTCACCTCCTGCAAAACCGAATCCGGAAAAATCGAAGACCTCAAAGCTCGTGGCCAAAAGGCGTTCCTCAACTCGCAGTACAAAGAAGCGCGCGAGTCGTTCCTCAAAGCACTGGCGATCAAACCCTCCGACCGCGACCTGCTCTATTTCACCGGCCTTTGCTACAAACGCGACTATATCTATGATTCCGCCCTGTTATATCTCAAGCGGGCCGATATCCTCTATCCCGGGGACCGCGAGATCAATCTCGAGGTCTACAGTGTTGCCGTGGCCACCAAGAGTTGGAAGGAGGCGGTAGGAGCGATTATGGTGCTGGTCAGCACCGGTGACCCGCTCGAGATCTATCTCGAACAACTGACGCAAATGTATGTTCGCCTCGACGAACCCTTGAATGTCGTCTACTACCTCCGCAAACTGGTGGCGTCGCGCCCTGACAGCGCGCTGCATTACCTGCAACTGGCCAACGCGCTGTTGGTGGTTGAGTCACTCGATGTCGCCGTTGGCGTGATTGACTCCGCCGTTGCTCGATTCGGCCCGCGCAACGAATTGGTGGCCACCCGCGCAACTATCGCCGCCTATCAGGGGAAATACGACGAAGCTGAGAAGGTGTACCGCACTCTGCTTCTGACCGACAGTACGCGCACCCCGCAGTACAAGCTGAACCTGGCCAACGTACTGTCACTGCAGAGCGAGAAGGCGAAGAAGCGCGAGGCGCTCGAGTTGTACAAAGCGGTTCGCAACCAGGTCGACGCCGTCTACCGGATCGACTCACTCATCGACACCCTCGAAAAAGAACTCCGCTAAAGACCTCATGCAATTGACCCACCCCAAGGGGTACCCCACCGCTTGCGGTGGATGAGTCCTTCTCATTACCAGGGCATTCTTTTC
This genomic window from Candidatus Zixiibacteriota bacterium contains:
- a CDS encoding N-acetyltransferase produces the protein MSSIEVVEVETPAQLNSFINYSNELYQNEPNYVMPLTVERKEFFSTEKNPFYRIAKVKLFLAMRDRTVCGRIATCINYTHNDYHHEKVGFFGFFDTPDDSEIASKLLKVAMITLKREGMEKMRGPMNFSTNHEIGFLVEGFDRPPAVMMTYNYPYQPQLAEKFGLKKVMDLLGFILTKETPIPERILKVTERFQSRSQITLRPLNMADFDNEVKRINAVYNQAWAPNWGFVPMDETEFFYMAKNLRQIVDPHMVFIAEHEGKPVAFSIAVPDINQALIYLKGKLFPFGLVKLFWHTKIKNKVNGVRLITMGVIPEFQKRGVDMMLFVNTYQTGVKRGYTWAELSWILETNELMCRAAEDMGAKVFKKYRIMEMPL
- a CDS encoding tetratricopeptide repeat protein, with translation MHRYSLRALSFRRPSLILIALAFVFTSCKTESGKIEDLKARGQKAFLNSQYKEARESFLKALAIKPSDRDLLYFTGLCYKRDYIYDSALLYLKRADILYPGDREINLEVYSVAVATKSWKEAVGAIMVLVSTGDPLEIYLEQLTQMYVRLDEPLNVVYYLRKLVASRPDSALHYLQLANALLVVESLDVAVGVIDSAVARFGPRNELVATRATIAAYQGKYDEAEKVYRTLLLTDSTRTPQYKLNLANVLSLQSEKAKKREALELYKAVRNQVDAVYRIDSLIDTLEKELR